The proteins below are encoded in one region of Candidatus Bathyarchaeota archaeon A05DMB-5:
- a CDS encoding radical SAM protein produces MTTAEQLPSRIRVSLGSAIVLGLLKGKLDAAPTTIYLMTYREGKCSANCGFCPQARKSRGRADMLSRVSWPTFTIEQVLDGIENAVENGKVKRVCIQALNYPQVFNDLIAIVKAIHRRVGVPISISCQPLNSENLRRLAKAGAERVGIPLDAATEELFNKVKGIDAGGPYNWKQQFGLLNEAVNVFGKGKVSTHLIVGLGETEKEMVHALQTCVDMGVLPALFAFTPISGTALENKAQPPIERYRRVQIARHLIIHGIARYEKMRFDEEGNIQGFGVDEKALWQIAQTGEPFRTSGCPSCNRPYYNEKPRGPLFNYPNALTKEELVTIWKQLGLHEAQEY; encoded by the coding sequence GTGACTACGGCTGAACAACTGCCAAGCCGAATTCGTGTTTCGTTAGGCTCAGCCATTGTTCTCGGGCTTTTGAAGGGGAAGCTTGACGCTGCGCCAACAACCATTTATTTGATGACGTACCGAGAGGGAAAGTGCAGTGCAAATTGCGGTTTTTGTCCGCAAGCCCGAAAAAGCCGCGGCAGAGCTGACATGCTTTCTAGGGTTTCATGGCCTACGTTCACGATTGAACAAGTGCTTGACGGAATCGAAAACGCCGTCGAAAATGGCAAGGTCAAGCGTGTTTGCATCCAAGCCTTAAATTATCCACAAGTCTTTAATGATTTGATAGCCATTGTAAAGGCGATACACCGAAGAGTTGGCGTTCCAATTTCAATTTCTTGTCAGCCTCTTAACAGTGAAAACTTGAGACGGTTAGCCAAGGCTGGAGCAGAAAGAGTAGGGATTCCCTTAGACGCCGCCACAGAAGAATTGTTTAACAAGGTTAAAGGAATAGATGCTGGAGGACCTTACAATTGGAAACAGCAGTTTGGCTTGTTGAATGAGGCAGTTAACGTTTTTGGAAAGGGTAAGGTCAGCACGCACTTGATTGTTGGGCTGGGAGAAACAGAAAAGGAAATGGTTCACGCGCTTCAGACATGCGTGGATATGGGTGTTTTGCCGGCACTTTTTGCTTTTACACCAATAAGCGGAACGGCATTAGAAAATAAGGCTCAACCGCCCATTGAAAGATACAGGCGAGTCCAAATTGCTAGGCACTTAATAATTCATGGGATAGCCAGATACGAGAAAATGCGCTTTGACGAAGAAGGAAACATACAAGGTTTCGGTGTAGATGAAAAAGCATTGTGGCAGATTGCTCAAACAGGCGAACCTTTCCGCACTTCTGGATGCCCAAGCTGCAACCGTCCATATTACAATGAGAAGCCACGCGGTCCCCTATTCAACTATCCAAATGCCTTAACGAAAGAAGAGCTTGTCACGATTTGGAAACAGTTAGGCTTGCACGAGGCACAAGAATATTGA
- a CDS encoding radical SAM protein, translating to MTQLSPETVWQMNKSELLKLLDTPNFFFKSRKIHFYAPSFMYYKTSYYCSSPKDFSTISVTGKGCALKCKHCGGIVLETMYPANTPEKLFELCVKLKNEGALGCLISGGCLPDGSVPLENFVDAVGKIKRELDMTVFVHTGIINFDTAKKLKDAKVDAALIDIIGSDETIREIYNLNVTVEDYENSLKALHDAGIVFVPHVIVGLHYGELKGELHALKMISKHAPSALVIIAFMPIHGTKMEKVNPPEPADIAKVILTARLMFPETPLVLGCMRPKGAHREKTDVLAIKAGVDAIAFPAEEAIRLAEKFGYELVFSSLCCSQIYSDIKTSGF from the coding sequence ATGACTCAACTTTCACCTGAAACTGTTTGGCAAATGAATAAGAGCGAACTTTTGAAACTGTTAGACACGCCTAACTTCTTTTTTAAATCTAGAAAAATTCATTTTTACGCGCCAAGCTTCATGTATTACAAGACAAGCTATTACTGTTCTTCGCCGAAAGATTTTTCAACAATCTCCGTGACGGGAAAAGGCTGTGCATTAAAATGTAAACACTGTGGCGGAATAGTTTTAGAAACTATGTATCCAGCTAACACGCCTGAGAAACTGTTTGAATTATGCGTTAAGCTCAAAAATGAAGGTGCTTTAGGCTGTTTAATAAGCGGAGGATGCTTGCCAGATGGTTCTGTGCCGTTGGAGAATTTCGTCGATGCTGTTGGAAAGATTAAGCGTGAATTAGACATGACAGTTTTCGTTCACACTGGCATAATAAACTTTGATACAGCTAAAAAACTGAAAGATGCTAAAGTGGATGCTGCCCTTATCGACATAATTGGCTCTGATGAGACAATAAGAGAAATCTACAACTTAAACGTGACAGTTGAGGATTACGAAAATTCCTTAAAGGCGTTACATGATGCGGGCATTGTCTTTGTGCCTCACGTGATTGTTGGGCTTCATTATGGAGAGCTGAAAGGTGAACTTCACGCTTTAAAGATGATATCCAAACACGCGCCTTCCGCACTAGTCATAATCGCGTTCATGCCAATACATGGAACAAAAATGGAAAAAGTAAACCCACCAGAACCCGCAGACATCGCGAAGGTCATACTAACTGCAAGGCTGATGTTTCCAGAGACGCCATTGGTTCTGGGTTGCATGAGACCGAAAGGTGCGCACCGCGAGAAAACGGATGTTCTAGCAATAAAAGCTGGGGTAGACGCCATAGCTTTTCCCGCGGAAGAGGCAATACGACTGGCTGAAAAGTTTGGATACGAACTCGTGTTTTCTTCGCTTTGTTGTTCCCAAATTTACTCGGACATTAAGACTAGCGGTTTCTGA
- a CDS encoding DUF998 domain-containing protein encodes MNSRNGRLPKISGISGIITPIVAFTFISLAITYSPSFVWTDNALSDLGVQEGITAPLFNYGLIISGILTLIFACGLFVLLSNRLMGKIGAFIFVLDALALTLIGVFPENITPTHYQVSVVFFALYPISMFVIGANFLLEKQTKMNLFTFLTAAVAAAIWITYFSTHFVSGVAIPETVSALVASAWAIVLGYKILKETARQS; translated from the coding sequence ATGAATTCAAGAAATGGCAGATTGCCAAAAATTTCTGGAATAAGCGGCATAATCACGCCTATAGTTGCGTTTACGTTCATTTCACTCGCAATAACTTATTCTCCAAGTTTCGTTTGGACAGATAACGCGTTAAGCGATTTGGGCGTTCAAGAAGGTATTACGGCTCCACTATTCAATTATGGACTTATCATCAGCGGAATTCTCACTTTAATTTTTGCATGTGGATTATTCGTTTTACTGAGCAATAGGTTAATGGGAAAAATCGGTGCTTTCATCTTTGTTCTTGACGCTTTGGCTTTAACCTTAATAGGCGTGTTTCCAGAGAATATCACCCCAACACATTATCAAGTTTCTGTAGTATTCTTCGCGCTTTATCCAATTTCTATGTTTGTCATTGGCGCAAATTTCTTACTTGAGAAACAAACAAAGATGAACTTGTTCACTTTTCTGACAGCTGCAGTTGCAGCAGCAATATGGATAACATATTTCTCAACGCATTTTGTTTCGGGAGTCGCAATTCCAGAAACAGTTTCTGCGCTTGTAGCGTCAGCATGGGCAATAGTGCTTGGATACAAAATACTGAAAGAAACTGCCCGCCAAAGCTAA
- a CDS encoding MFS transporter, with amino-acid sequence MEKPLWIICITHMFIEVYLLMQVALIPVIIREFQLSLLEASLIATIPSILTLLMNLPSGLLTDKFTTNQLLSVSMLIEGLSTFLVSQTSNFWTLIVGVSLLKISSPIYHISGLSQLSRLAKPEKISRYVGFHNALGSLGSAAGLITLAVFLTTFGWRITYLFWAVPILLWGFIILKSPYLRTKPAKRESYEKKNHRFTRLSLIFSAEFIILLLVIGVREIGATGSSTFMTTFFTDTRGLPDATSSLIFSLGPFAGIAGSLIGGYLGERLGAKKALSLTILCSAFSLILLPVAFELYLIVLAYLLYSFFSSAIWSPMNTIVANVTPETERGMSYSVYFLTEGLLASVAPTLAAGFIELTEIWFVFPYSVVFMIVSVFILQFLKLPQHQRNNFKQSTE; translated from the coding sequence GTGGAAAAACCTCTGTGGATTATCTGCATAACGCACATGTTCATCGAAGTCTATCTTCTTATGCAAGTCGCCCTAATCCCAGTGATTATACGAGAATTTCAGTTGAGCCTTCTTGAAGCTTCTCTAATCGCTACAATTCCAAGCATCCTCACACTATTGATGAACCTTCCCTCCGGGCTCTTAACAGACAAGTTTACCACAAACCAACTTTTATCCGTTAGCATGCTAATAGAGGGACTTTCAACTTTTCTCGTAAGTCAAACAAGTAACTTCTGGACGCTGATAGTTGGCGTGTCTTTGCTGAAAATTTCTTCGCCCATATATCACATCTCTGGACTCAGCCAACTTAGCCGACTTGCAAAACCCGAAAAGATTAGTAGATACGTAGGCTTTCATAATGCTCTTGGAAGTTTAGGCTCAGCAGCAGGGCTCATTACGCTCGCAGTTTTCTTAACCACATTTGGTTGGCGGATAACCTACCTGTTTTGGGCAGTTCCGATTCTACTTTGGGGATTCATAATCTTGAAATCTCCATATTTGAGAACTAAACCAGCCAAGAGAGAAAGTTACGAGAAAAAGAATCATAGATTCACGCGGCTTTCTCTAATCTTTTCAGCCGAGTTCATTATTTTATTGTTGGTTATAGGAGTCAGAGAAATTGGAGCCACGGGAAGCTCAACATTCATGACAACGTTCTTCACGGACACCCGCGGCTTGCCTGATGCTACTTCCAGCTTAATATTCAGTTTAGGACCTTTCGCTGGGATAGCTGGCTCTTTGATTGGTGGCTACTTAGGCGAGAGACTTGGCGCGAAAAAGGCACTTAGTTTAACTATTCTCTGTAGCGCATTCTCGCTCATACTGTTGCCAGTGGCTTTCGAGCTTTACCTTATCGTCCTCGCTTATCTTCTCTACTCGTTTTTCAGCAGCGCAATCTGGTCGCCCATGAACACGATTGTGGCAAATGTGACACCCGAAACAGAGAGAGGAATGAGCTACAGCGTTTACTTCCTAACAGAAGGCTTACTAGCTTCAGTTGCGCCAACTTTAGCAGCCGGCTTCATAGAACTAACTGAAATATGGTTTGTATTCCCCTACAGCGTGGTTTTCATGATAGTCAGCGTCTTCATACTTCAATTCCTAAAACTTCCCCAACATCAACGAAACAACTTTAAACAATCCACAGAATAA
- a CDS encoding aminopeptidase P family protein: MNFKRRLTGLQEKMAENNVDLVIYGSCQNFQYLTGLLIDWRHGIDLGSEANNIFVPRTGEPILTLAEDVAEQASKTWVKDVRILKREENYGELLKEVMYDLDLKKKVKIGLGDHVWGTTIAEISKITKDAELCKAEEFMHSLRMIKEEEEIEKLRNVAKLTGKVMEAIVPEIKEGVTQRQLELEVEFCGKSLGASDVSFPSTVGFVKSGSEISPNPFTYPKEKGLARGASVAFDIGFVMEGYCSDFGRSFYFGRVGTEVKKGYEALQQAVIETVDKMHDGSMRVCDLFPFLESMLDRLGYGDYLRARLPTKNLGHNIGVEVHEPPWLSPAYTEILREGMVIALEPKLWHAGEYYLRVEEMVLVKKRKTEFLTNFDRKLFQL, translated from the coding sequence ATGAACTTTAAGAGAAGGCTTACGGGACTTCAAGAAAAAATGGCGGAAAACAATGTTGACTTGGTCATTTATGGCTCATGCCAAAACTTCCAATACTTAACTGGGCTTTTAATTGATTGGCGTCATGGAATAGACTTGGGAAGTGAAGCAAACAACATTTTCGTGCCGCGAACAGGTGAACCAATTTTAACGTTGGCTGAAGATGTGGCTGAACAAGCGTCCAAAACATGGGTCAAAGACGTTCGCATTTTAAAAAGAGAAGAAAATTATGGAGAATTACTCAAGGAAGTGATGTATGACTTAGACTTAAAGAAGAAAGTGAAGATTGGCTTAGGTGACCACGTGTGGGGAACAACAATAGCTGAAATTTCAAAAATCACTAAAGATGCTGAACTTTGTAAGGCTGAAGAATTTATGCACAGTTTAAGAATGATTAAAGAGGAAGAAGAAATTGAAAAACTAAGAAATGTTGCTAAGCTCACGGGCAAAGTGATGGAAGCAATTGTGCCAGAAATCAAAGAAGGCGTCACACAGCGCCAATTAGAGCTTGAGGTTGAGTTTTGCGGAAAAAGCTTAGGAGCTTCCGACGTGTCATTTCCTTCCACAGTGGGTTTTGTAAAATCTGGCTCTGAAATCTCGCCTAACCCGTTCACTTATCCAAAAGAAAAAGGGCTAGCCCGTGGCGCTTCTGTCGCTTTTGACATAGGCTTCGTGATGGAAGGTTACTGCTCAGACTTTGGAAGAAGCTTCTACTTCGGGCGCGTTGGCACTGAAGTTAAGAAAGGTTATGAGGCGTTGCAACAAGCGGTTATTGAAACAGTAGATAAAATGCATGATGGAAGCATGCGCGTGTGTGACCTCTTTCCATTTTTAGAAAGCATGTTAGATAGGCTTGGATATGGAGACTATTTGCGTGCACGTTTGCCGACGAAAAATCTTGGACACAACATCGGCGTTGAAGTGCATGAGCCTCCATGGCTTAGTCCAGCTTACACAGAAATTCTTCGTGAAGGCATGGTAATTGCTTTGGAGCCGAAACTTTGGCATGCCGGCGAATATTATCTACGCGTTGAAGAGATGGTTCTGGTGAAAAAGCGAAAAACCGAGTTCCTAACAAACTTTGACAGAAAACTCTTTCAGTTGTGA
- a CDS encoding ferredoxin family protein → MPKVKVDWNKCNGDGVCTEVCPVNVFELKKLPEYQDSEKSVPVRESDCIACMACVTSCPTQAITVEE, encoded by the coding sequence ATGCCCAAAGTGAAAGTTGACTGGAATAAATGCAATGGCGACGGCGTTTGTACTGAAGTTTGCCCAGTGAATGTTTTTGAACTCAAAAAACTGCCAGAATATCAAGACAGCGAGAAGTCAGTTCCAGTGCGAGAAAGCGACTGCATAGCGTGCATGGCATGCGTAACTTCATGCCCAACACAAGCAATAACTGTTGAAGAATAA
- a CDS encoding DUF763 domain-containing protein — protein MQRTGVAKLPLHYGKAPRWLTIRMRKLAKEIVTIIVAEYGTDDFLKRVSDPFWFQALGCVLGYDWHSSGVTTVVTGVLKHAVTPEEHGIAVCGGKGKISKQTPLEIENVGEKFGFSDTKIERMRYASRMSAKVDNTAIQAGYQLYHHAFIVAEDGKWAVIQQGMCPQDRTARRYHWLSDSVKDFVVEPHTAIVGDARREVALDMTAKESEGCRKASVDIACEPPKKLMHLIMSVRPESQKSLQEWLPKTADSAWKEYSIDFLSMPRTINWKFLQQVYDFQPKNYEELLGFRGVGPATVRGLALVAELIHGEKPSWKDPVKYSFAYGGKDGVPYPVDRRAMDESIGMLKQAIQEAKGGEKEKMRSLQRLRRFVPDNITH, from the coding sequence ATGCAGAGAACAGGCGTTGCTAAACTTCCACTTCATTACGGCAAAGCGCCCAGATGGCTTACTATTCGAATGCGTAAACTAGCCAAGGAAATTGTCACCATAATTGTCGCTGAGTATGGCACGGACGATTTTCTTAAACGCGTATCTGACCCCTTTTGGTTTCAAGCTTTAGGATGCGTTTTAGGCTATGATTGGCACTCCTCGGGTGTTACAACAGTCGTCACCGGAGTTCTAAAACACGCAGTCACACCTGAAGAACACGGCATTGCTGTTTGCGGCGGAAAAGGCAAAATTTCGAAACAGACGCCACTGGAAATTGAGAATGTAGGCGAAAAATTCGGCTTTTCAGACACGAAGATTGAGCGCATGCGTTATGCAAGCAGAATGAGCGCTAAAGTTGATAATACGGCTATTCAGGCGGGTTACCAGCTTTATCATCATGCGTTTATAGTTGCTGAAGATGGAAAATGGGCAGTCATCCAACAGGGAATGTGCCCTCAAGACCGCACTGCCAGACGCTACCATTGGCTTTCGGATAGTGTGAAAGACTTTGTTGTTGAACCTCACACCGCGATTGTTGGTGATGCCCGACGAGAAGTCGCATTAGACATGACCGCCAAAGAAAGTGAAGGCTGCAGAAAGGCTTCTGTGGACATAGCCTGTGAACCGCCTAAGAAGCTAATGCACCTAATAATGTCTGTTAGACCCGAAAGTCAGAAGTCGCTTCAAGAGTGGCTGCCAAAAACCGCAGACTCAGCATGGAAGGAATACTCAATTGACTTCTTATCCATGCCTAGAACCATAAACTGGAAATTCCTCCAGCAAGTTTACGACTTCCAACCGAAAAACTACGAAGAACTCTTAGGTTTCAGAGGTGTTGGACCAGCAACTGTTAGAGGTTTAGCATTAGTTGCAGAGTTGATTCATGGTGAGAAGCCAAGTTGGAAAGACCCGGTGAAGTATTCTTTTGCGTATGGAGGAAAGGATGGCGTGCCCTACCCAGTGGACCGCAGAGCCATGGACGAGTCGATTGGCATGCTTAAGCAGGCGATACAAGAAGCTAAGGGGGGAGAGAAAGAGAAAATGAGGTCTTTGCAAAGGCTCAGACGGTTCGTTCCAGACAACATAACCCATTAA
- a CDS encoding pantetheine-phosphate adenylyltransferase: MAVGGTFDEFHKGHRTLLTKAFEVGERVLIGLCSDKLVESLSKPHITAPYEQRLEELKRFLRERGLLSRAEIMPLNDPFGVTLSEGCVEALVVSRETERMAVKINEERERRGLAPLQIVVIDMVPSENHAPISTTRIRHGEIDREGRLLKTKENS, from the coding sequence GTGGCTGTCGGCGGCACGTTTGACGAGTTTCACAAGGGACACCGAACTTTACTGACTAAGGCTTTTGAAGTTGGAGAACGCGTTCTGATTGGTTTATGCTCCGATAAGCTTGTTGAAAGCCTCAGCAAACCGCACATAACTGCTCCTTACGAGCAAAGACTTGAGGAATTGAAAAGGTTTTTGCGAGAAAGAGGTTTGTTGAGCAGAGCGGAGATTATGCCTTTGAATGACCCGTTTGGAGTAACGCTTTCTGAAGGATGTGTTGAGGCGTTGGTTGTGAGTCGTGAAACTGAACGTATGGCTGTGAAGATTAATGAGGAAAGAGAGAGACGCGGACTGGCGCCATTGCAAATTGTTGTTATAGACATGGTTCCTTCAGAAAATCACGCTCCGATTTCTACCACGCGAATTCGTCATGGAGAAATTGACCGCGAAGGACGCTTATTGAAAACAAAAGAAAACAGTTAA
- a CDS encoding GHMP kinase produces the protein MVKSAEAFSPAGISSFFEICDCEKNGNPISDVEKIGARGGGFGIQKGVTTYVDVSEAERNNVQVFINEKIAPEAETTKTVAKALLDKVDHTYNVVVKHKVEIPIGAGFGSSAAGALTTALALSKALGLNLTYNQLGRIAHVAEVKCKTGLGTVGPLMLGGCIITLEPGAPGIAVIDRIPISTDYVVVAGIFGPIPTKEVLSSQEKRLAVNKWGRKTLEKILAEPSLENFLACCREFAEKTGFVTERVRTLMKLADKADAIGAAQNMVGEAVHALTTSENVDRVVQTFKQVLPEQKILVSQVDIQGARLLR, from the coding sequence ATGGTGAAAAGTGCAGAAGCCTTCAGTCCTGCTGGAATTTCGAGTTTCTTTGAAATCTGCGACTGCGAAAAAAATGGTAATCCAATTTCAGATGTAGAGAAAATTGGGGCTCGCGGTGGCGGGTTTGGCATTCAGAAAGGCGTCACAACTTATGTTGATGTTTCAGAAGCAGAAAGAAACAACGTTCAAGTTTTCATTAATGAGAAAATTGCTCCAGAAGCAGAAACCACGAAGACTGTGGCAAAAGCGCTTTTGGACAAAGTTGACCACACCTACAATGTTGTTGTCAAGCATAAAGTGGAGATTCCAATCGGAGCGGGCTTCGGCTCAAGCGCTGCTGGAGCCTTAACCACTGCTTTAGCCCTTTCGAAGGCTTTGGGTTTAAACTTAACTTACAATCAGCTTGGCAGAATCGCGCATGTTGCTGAAGTTAAATGCAAAACTGGCTTGGGCACTGTTGGACCGTTGATGCTTGGCGGATGCATAATCACTCTAGAGCCTGGCGCGCCTGGAATCGCCGTTATAGACCGCATTCCAATATCCACGGATTACGTGGTTGTCGCTGGCATCTTCGGACCTATACCAACGAAGGAAGTTTTGTCTTCCCAAGAAAAACGTTTAGCTGTCAACAAATGGGGTAGAAAAACTTTGGAAAAAATTCTTGCTGAGCCTTCACTTGAAAACTTTTTGGCTTGTTGCCGCGAGTTTGCCGAAAAAACTGGTTTCGTGACAGAACGTGTAAGAACACTAATGAAGCTTGCAGACAAAGCAGACGCGATAGGCGCTGCACAAAACATGGTTGGCGAAGCAGTTCACGCATTAACAACATCAGAAAATGTTGATAGAGTAGTTCAAACTTTTAAGCAGGTTTTGCCAGAACAAAAGATTCTCGTATCCCAAGTTGACATTCAAGGCGCAAGACTATTGAGATGA
- a CDS encoding type II/IV secretion system ATPase subunit has product MKFNLKLRKNASQKEESFQEMMKEEGEIVEFLDVKKWSIPEGYIEAEYYPLKPPFSYAAIVQNEETLEYLYILDELPLTREERDGYFRLRNILEYELQAPEAEETLNESFRRQMPIILSNHQKQFAGISPVGMRKLLYYLERDVVGYGKIDPLMYDEYVEDIGCGGVSKPIFLWHRKYENIKTNIVFRDEQELDDFVMRVVHKAGKHVSIAFPIVDVTLPEKHRLAISFGKETTPSGTSFTIRKFRKDPFTIIDLIENETINESIAAYLWLLMENKMSVMIIGATGAGKTTALNAVACLIRPNHKIISVEEVAEINLPHENWTSNIARSGFGVEGEGEITLYDLIKSAVRHRPDLIIVGEIRGEEAYVLFQALATGHGGLCTLHAEDVDTSIKRLTQPPMNIPSSIIPLMNCVINVKHVRTPVFLESGKRLSSRKFINISEIKDANTFQEVFSWNPSSDTFNERLNESYLLKKMAASLDIPMERLIDELEYRKRVIMHMVEHNIRDYRSVNKVLSKYYNNPQLFQKEFLEKPKW; this is encoded by the coding sequence ATGAAGTTTAACCTTAAACTACGTAAAAATGCATCTCAAAAAGAAGAATCCTTCCAAGAAATGATGAAAGAAGAAGGCGAAATAGTAGAATTTTTAGACGTGAAAAAATGGAGTATCCCAGAAGGCTACATAGAAGCAGAATATTACCCGCTTAAGCCGCCATTCTCTTACGCTGCAATCGTTCAAAACGAGGAAACTTTGGAATACCTTTACATTCTTGACGAACTTCCATTAACACGGGAAGAACGAGACGGCTATTTCAGGCTTAGAAACATTCTAGAATATGAGCTTCAAGCTCCAGAGGCGGAAGAGACACTTAACGAATCTTTCAGACGACAAATGCCAATAATCCTCTCAAATCACCAGAAACAATTTGCTGGAATATCCCCAGTTGGGATGCGCAAGCTTCTCTATTATTTGGAAAGAGATGTGGTTGGCTATGGAAAAATAGACCCACTAATGTATGACGAGTACGTGGAAGACATCGGATGCGGAGGAGTTAGCAAACCAATTTTCTTGTGGCACAGAAAATACGAGAACATAAAAACTAACATAGTTTTCCGAGACGAACAAGAACTTGACGACTTCGTGATGCGTGTAGTCCACAAAGCTGGAAAACACGTAAGCATAGCCTTCCCAATAGTTGACGTCACACTACCAGAAAAACACCGTTTAGCAATTTCTTTCGGAAAAGAAACAACACCATCAGGCACGTCATTCACCATAAGAAAGTTCCGCAAAGACCCATTCACAATAATTGACTTGATTGAGAACGAAACCATAAACGAGAGCATAGCCGCTTACCTATGGCTTCTGATGGAAAACAAAATGTCAGTTATGATTATCGGCGCCACGGGCGCTGGAAAAACAACAGCGCTAAACGCAGTTGCATGTCTCATACGTCCAAACCACAAAATAATTTCAGTAGAAGAAGTTGCAGAGATAAACCTGCCCCATGAAAACTGGACATCAAACATTGCCCGTTCAGGCTTCGGTGTTGAAGGCGAAGGCGAAATCACCTTATACGACCTAATCAAATCAGCCGTAAGACACCGTCCAGACTTGATTATTGTAGGCGAAATCCGCGGAGAAGAAGCCTACGTGCTGTTCCAAGCCCTTGCAACTGGACACGGTGGCTTATGCACATTACACGCTGAGGACGTTGACACTTCAATCAAAAGGCTGACGCAACCGCCTATGAACATTCCGTCATCCATAATTCCGCTGATGAACTGCGTCATAAACGTAAAACACGTTAGAACACCAGTCTTCCTAGAATCTGGAAAACGTCTCTCAAGCAGAAAATTCATAAACATTTCAGAAATAAAAGACGCAAACACTTTCCAAGAAGTTTTCAGCTGGAACCCATCTTCGGACACTTTCAACGAAAGACTAAACGAAAGTTACCTTCTGAAAAAGATGGCTGCAAGCCTGGACATTCCAATGGAACGATTAATAGACGAACTAGAATATCGCAAACGCGTAATCATGCACATGGTCGAGCATAACATTCGCGACTACAGAAGCGTCAACAAAGTCTTGAGCAAATACTATAACAATCCGCAGTTGTTCCAGAAAGAATTTTTAGAAAAGCCAAAGTGGTGA